The genomic stretch ACTGATCGATACGGAGCGCCCAAACAACAGCCAGCTTCCATCCGACAGGGCCAGCAAGCGGTCCAAACTCCCGTGACTCAGCTCGACACTCAGCGACGTATCGACCGCCCCGTTCGTATCCAACAAGCGGATCGCCGTGTCCGGACGCTGCGTGTTCGCGTACGTCAACACCCTCCCCTGCGGATCGACGGCTATCTTCCTGACCGCGTCGGTGATCCCGCAGACGAACGACGTATCGCGGCTGCCGTCGGGGTTGTACCGCTCCACGGGCACACGGAACGCGAGGTGGTCGTCCCGCGCCATGTTCGAGAGCACGACCTTGCCGCCCGGAGCACGCGCCGCGTCGGTCCAAGTCGCAGGCGTCAGGTCGAGGCGGAAGTCGGGATCCAAAGTTCCGTCCGCTTCGTAGAGCCGGAGGTAGTGGCGCACCGGTGAACTCCCGGGCACCGGCTCGGTTCCATTGGCCAGCCAGCTCCCGTCTTGGAAGACGAATCGCGGCGACCCGTGAGGAAGATCGACTCGTTCCACGCTTCCGTCCTCCCGCATCAGGATGTGACCGGGGCTGTCGACGAGTTCGTCGCCCACCGCGAAGATCGAACCGGAAACGACGACACCGTCGTTGCCCAGTGGATACAAGAAGACCGGACCGATGTCGCGGACGCTCGTGACGATCGGCGCGAAGTGCGGATCGACGCGAAAGGCGTCGACTCCGGCGGCGCACGTGCGAGATGGAAGGAGGAAGGAGAGCCCCACGAGGCCCCCGAATCGGACAAGACAACCGAGGAGCTTTCGCCCCCGAGTAAGCGAAGGTGTCATGATCAAGAACGAACGTTGAACAAGACATCACCGGGGGGAGCGGCAGCGACGTCACTCTTCCCGTGTATGAGCGAGAACGCCGCGAGCGAGCGAGCCGATTCGCGACGCGAATCGCGGATCACCGCTTTTTTGCGACCAGGAAAAAGCAGAGAGGCGCGTCGCTACAGTGGCACCTCCGAACGTCCGCTACGACACACGCGAGTCCCACGGCGCGATCAGGGACGATCGCGTCCACCTGCGCACCCGCGCCATGCGCCGTCGCTCGACAGGTGGACGCGCAGGTCCCTCTGCGCGTCGTGGGACGCCCGTCGCAGCCTCGCGATCCCGCGCTGGCTTCAGCGCGGCAACGGGTCCGCGCTCAGGTTGAAATGGATCGCGCTGTTCACCGCGTTGGGCCGCGGCGGCGTGATGCGCAGTTTCGGATTCTCCAGCAGGCGGATCATCTCCGCACCGGCGAGGATCACCGGGCCGAAGAACGTCGTGTTGGCGCTCGCGCCGCGGTTGAAGTAGTAGGCCGCGTCGTTGGCGTAGGTAGTGCCTTCGCAGATGCCGTCGACGCGACCGTCGGGAAGCACGCGTTCGGCGACGGCGTTCCAACCGATCACCGCCACCGGACCGTAGACGTGGCTGATCCAGCCCTCGTTGATGCCCTTCGCGACCGCGTAGGTGAACATCGAACTCGCGGAGGTCTCGAGGTAGGTCTGCGGCTTGTCGAGAAGGTTGTGCCAGAGGCCGGAGCCGTCCTGCAGTTCCGCCACGGCGCGCAGGTGGGTGCGGAAGAGGTGCAGCACGCGGTCGTATCCAGGAAAGTCCGACGGCAACGCGTCGAGCACTTCGACCATGGCCAGGCTCGCCCAGCCGTTGGCACGCCCCCAGTGGAAACGCGGATTGAACGGCGCCGTGTTCTCGCACCAACCGTGCACGTAGAGGCCGCGGTCTTCCTCGAAGAGCCGATCCGACATCTGCACGACCTGCCGCACCGCGTCCTCCCAGTAACGCCGCTCGCCCGTCAGCCGCCCCATCTGCACGAGAAACGGCACGGACATGTACATGTCGTCGGTCCAAACCGCCACCGGCTGCGGGCGTTCGCGCGCGAGCGTGCCGTCCTCGAGGCGGAACTGTTTGTTCGTGATGTAGTCCTCGACGACGTCGATCCACTCGCGGTAGCGCGGATCAGGCGTCTTCAGGTGAGTCCGAACGAGCGCCGCGGTGATGGAGCCGCAGTGGTCCAAGGCGTGCATGTGGACCATGCGCGTGTAGTCGTTGCGCCGGCCGGTCTGCTCCTGCATGGCGCGGAAGTACGGCATCCAAGTGAAGACGTAGTCGTAGAAGCGGTTGTTGTAGGCGAAGAAACTCTCGTCGCCCGTGATGTCGGTCACGGCCGAGAAGGCGGAGAGGATGACGCCGTTGGTGTAGTCCCAGCGGTTCATCGCGCCGAAGCGCCCGTCGATCACGGCCGTCGGCACGATCGCGTCCATGTCCGGCCGCTCGATCTCGCGGCCCGTGGCGTTGTCGAAGACGCGGAAACTGCTGCGCGCGACCACGTGGTCGCGGATGCGGTCGAGCGTCTGCTTGATCGCGGCGACCTCGGGCACTCCGTACTGTATCGAATATTCGGGTACAGCGCCGCCCTCGACGAGCGGGCGGGAGAAGTCGGTGTGTTGGCCCGAGACGGAACCGGCGAACGCCAGCCGGATCCCTGCGCACACGAGAGCGCAGCGAGCAGGACGAGAAAACAGGGTGTTCATCGCTTCACGGGTTCGATGCGGACGTTGCGAAGGAGGATGTCGCCGGTGTGAGCGAGTTCGTCGGCGCTCTCGACTCCGCGGAAGGTGCAGTCGATGACCTGCACGTTCTCCACCCGCGAGTGCGGGGTGCCGACGATCGAGAGCGCGCGCGGACTGGAGGCGCTCGTGACTCGCTCCATGCGGACGTTGCGCACGAGCGGAGGAAACTCGCCTTCGTAGACGCGCCAATAGACCAGATCGAGCGTGAGCACCGAATGCGCCACGCGACCGACTTCGACGTCGCGCATGAAGATGTTCTCGATCAGTCCGCCGCGCTCGGAGTTCGTCTTGAGCCGGAGCGCGCGATCGAGGTTGGGGCTGTCCATCCGGCAGTTCTCGGCGAAGACGTTGCGCACCCCGCCGGACACCTCGCTGCCGAGCACCACGCCTCCGTGCCCGTCGCGCATCTCGCAGTTGCGGATCACGATGTTCTGCGAAGGGATGCCGACGCGACGCCCGTCGGCGTTCTTGCCCGACTTGACCGCGATGCAGTCGTCACCGGTGTCGAAGAGGCAGTTCTCGATCAACACGTCTTCGGAGCTGTCGGGATTGCAGCCGTCGTTGTTCGGCCCGTGGCTGATCACGCGCACGCCGCGCACGGTGACGTTGCGCGAGTAGACGGGGTGGATCACCCACATGGGCGAGTTCACGATCGTGACGTCCTCGATCAGCACGTTGCGGCAGCGAAACGGTTGGAGAAAGTTCGGCCGCAACACCCAGCCGTCGCCGAAGACGCGCTCGTGCACCGGCACGCCTCGGTCGCCCATGTCGATCAGGCGATCGTAACTCGCCCTCGGATTCACCGTGCTTCCGGGCTTCGCACGGTGCAGCGACCACCAGTTGTCGGTCGAGGCGGAGCCGTCGAGAGTGCCCTTGCCCGTCACGGCGATGTTCTCCTTCTCGAACGCGTAGATCAGCGGCGAGAAGTTCATGCACTCGGTGCCCTCGAAACGCGTGAGCACCACGGGCATGTACTTCTTCGGATCCGGATCGAACTTCAACGTCGCGCCTTCGGCGACGTGCAGCTCCACGTTGCTCTCCAAGTGCACCGGGCCGGTGAGGAAGACGCCACCGGTCACGAGCACGCGACCGCCGCCCGCGGCCGCACACACCTCGATCGCGCGCCTGATCGCCACGGTGTTGTCCGTCGTTCCGTCGGCCACCGCTCCGTATTCGGTGATCGGGTACACACGATCGGGAAACGTCGGTGCCTGGATGCGCGCGAGGATCTCGGGAACGACGTCCCAGTCGATCGGTCGCTCGCTCGCGGAGCCGCGGACGGCGAGCACGAGAGTGGCGGCGACGAAGGAGACGGCAGCGAGTCGGAAGGTGGAAGAAGGTTTCATGGTTGCTCTACGAGAAAATAGTCGAAATCGGCCGGTGCTCCCGCAGGCGCCTCGCCGCGCGCCGCGAAGACCCCGAATGTCGTGCCCGTCCAGATGTTGCCGCCGCGGTTCGCGATCTTCGGTCCGGCCCGGCCGACGATCTCGTCGCGCGTGGCGGTGCGATCCTTGTAACGCCCGACCCAACCGAGATCGGGATCGCCGCGTTTGCCGTCGCGCAGATGATGACCGCTCGCACCGAAGTAGACTTCGTCCCCGATCGTTCGCCAAGAGGCGGCGGCGTCGTCCGGGCGGAAGAAGAAGCGCGCGCTTTCTTCGCCGTCGACCTCGATGCGCAACTGCACGCGGTCGCCCTCGGGATGTGGCACGGTCCAGAGGACGGTGCGCTCCCCGAGGTTGTGCTTGCCGACCTCGATCACTCGGCCGGACGGCGTGAGAGTGGAGGCCAGCCACACGTTCATGAGCGGATCGTGGTAGAGGTGGATCCCGGCCGCCTCGCCGGTCTCGCGCGCCGCGAATTCCAACCGGGTCTCGAACGAAAAACGCTTGGCATTCACGCTCTGCTGAAAGATCGCCGGCAACGCCTCGAGCGAGCCTATGTCTCCACTTGGTGGATACAGTCGGAGAACTCCGGGACGATCGGACAGCGACCACGTGCCGCCGCTGCGGTCCGGCTCGCAGAGAAAGAACCATTGCGGGCCGAGCGCGGGCGCATCGAAAGCGTCGCTCCGCACCGGCGTCGTCGGCACGAGCGGCAGCGGTGCGCGTTGCGGCGTCGTCGACGGTACGCGTCCGCCCACCGGACGCCACCAACCGTCCTCGGTCCACTCGACCGGCTCCATCAACATCTGTCGTCCCAGCGAATAGTGGCTAGGCTCGTGCGCGTGATAGATCAGGTACCAGCGCCCGTCGTCCATCTCGAGAAGCGCGCCGTGCGCGGGTCCTTCGAAGGTCGTCCCGGTGCCCGTCGCGAACATCACGGGATTTCCGGGATCTTCTTCCCACGGACCCGTGATCGCCGGTGCGCGCAACACGGAGATCGTGCTCGGCTCGTGCGGCAGCGTGCCCCCATCCGAGAACAGCAGGTAGTACCATGGTCCGCGTTTGTAGATGGCCGGCCCCTCGAAGAGCTTGTAGCGGCTGCGGTCGATCCTCAGCACCTCGCGCGCGATGCTCATGCCGTCCGACGCGAGTTCGTGGATGACGGCGCGACTCGTCACGATGTAGAGGCGTCCATCGTCGTCCGCGAAGAAGCCCGGATCGATCCCGATGTCGGGACCGAGGCTGCGTCGCTCGTACGGTCCCTCCGGCCGCTCGGCGCGATAGACGTAGATCTCGGCATCCCGTGTGGGTGCGTAGACGAGCATGTGTCCGGTGACGGGATGGATGCCGGCATCGAGTCCCCAGATGCCGTGACGCGTGTCACCCGGAGCAATCTTTTCGTGGCTTTCGAACACGTGGCCGATCTGCCGCCAATGCACCAGATCGCGGCTGTGCGCGATCGCGATGCCGGGCTGCCACCCGAAGGTCGAACGCACGGTGTAGTAGTCCTCCCCCACGCGCACCACTCCCGGATCGGACCAGTCGCCGGAGATGATCGGGTTGACGTAGGTCGGTCCACTCTCGGCCGCAGCCGTAACCACGATTCCAATACACGCGAGCGACAACAGCGAGAAACGCATCATCTCGAAACCTCCGTTCTTGTTTCCGTCTCCTGTCCCCAGACCGCACGCAACCAAGCGACGACCTTCGTGCTCCACGACGCATCGTGCACGTCCCACTCGGTGAGTCGGTGAGGTGCTCCGCGCAGCACGACGAGATCACCACGCACGCCCGCCACGGCGAGTCGATCGAGGAACTGCCGCGACTGCTCCAACGGCACCGTGCGATCGGCGTCCCCGTGCACGATCAGAAACGGGGGCAGGCCGGGCCGCACGTGATTGACCGGCGACGTCTCGCGCAGGATCGCCAGTGCTTCGGCGGTCGGCTCCTTGGGACGCCCGTGCAAATTCTGGAGCGCAACGCTCAAACCTCCGCGTATCGGGAGGTCCTGCTCGAAATCGGTGACCGGAGCGAAACCGACCGCCGCCTGCACGCGCGTGTCTTCGGTCGCCTGCACCGCCGCGAGAAACGCCAAATGCCCACCCGCGCTGTGCCCGAAGAGTGCGATCCGCTCGGGGTCGCCGCCGTATTCCGCCGCGTGCGTCTTCACCCAGCGGATCGCCGTCTGCACGTCTTCGAAACACGCAGGCCAGCGATGCGCCGGCGCGAGCCGGTAGTTGATCGAAAACGCCAGCACGCCCGCCTCCTCCAAGGGCGCGAACCAAGGCGTGATGTCCGCGCCGCTGCCGGGTTTGTCCGCACCGCCTTTGTCGCCGCTGCCCCAACCTCCGCCGTGCACCAACACCGCGACCGGATACGGCGGACGTCCCTGCGGGATGCGCACGTCGAGCCGGAGTTCCTCGCCGCCGGCCGTGCCGTAGACGACGTCGCGCAGCACTTCGGCGCACGCGTCCTCGCGGACCAAGACGACCAGCGCGACGAGGCAGGCGCATTGTATCCAGTTTCTC from Opitutales bacterium ASA1 encodes the following:
- a CDS encoding glycoside hydrolase family 88 protein, producing MNTLFSRPARCALVCAGIRLAFAGSVSGQHTDFSRPLVEGGAVPEYSIQYGVPEVAAIKQTLDRIRDHVVARSSFRVFDNATGREIERPDMDAIVPTAVIDGRFGAMNRWDYTNGVILSAFSAVTDITGDESFFAYNNRFYDYVFTWMPYFRAMQEQTGRRNDYTRMVHMHALDHCGSITAALVRTHLKTPDPRYREWIDVVEDYITNKQFRLEDGTLARERPQPVAVWTDDMYMSVPFLVQMGRLTGERRYWEDAVRQVVQMSDRLFEEDRGLYVHGWCENTAPFNPRFHWGRANGWASLAMVEVLDALPSDFPGYDRVLHLFRTHLRAVAELQDGSGLWHNLLDKPQTYLETSASSMFTYAVAKGINEGWISHVYGPVAVIGWNAVAERVLPDGRVDGICEGTTYANDAAYYFNRGASANTTFFGPVILAGAEMIRLLENPKLRITPPRPNAVNSAIHFNLSADPLPR
- the pelB_5 gene encoding exopolygalacturonase PelB; its protein translation is MKPSSTFRLAAVSFVAATLVLAVRGSASERPIDWDVVPEILARIQAPTFPDRVYPITEYGAVADGTTDNTVAIRRAIEVCAAAGGGRVLVTGGVFLTGPVHLESNVELHVAEGATLKFDPDPKKYMPVVLTRFEGTECMNFSPLIYAFEKENIAVTGKGTLDGSASTDNWWSLHRAKPGSTVNPRASYDRLIDMGDRGVPVHERVFGDGWVLRPNFLQPFRCRNVLIEDVTIVNSPMWVIHPVYSRNVTVRGVRVISHGPNNDGCNPDSSEDVLIENCLFDTGDDCIAVKSGKNADGRRVGIPSQNIVIRNCEMRDGHGGVVLGSEVSGGVRNVFAENCRMDSPNLDRALRLKTNSERGGLIENIFMRDVEVGRVAHSVLTLDLVYWRVYEGEFPPLVRNVRMERVTSASSPRALSIVGTPHSRVENVQVIDCTFRGVESADELAHTGDILLRNVRIEPVKR
- a CDS encoding family 43 glycosylhydrolase, which codes for MRFSLLSLACIGIVVTAAAESGPTYVNPIISGDWSDPGVVRVGEDYYTVRSTFGWQPGIAIAHSRDLVHWRQIGHVFESHEKIAPGDTRHGIWGLDAGIHPVTGHMLVYAPTRDAEIYVYRAERPEGPYERRSLGPDIGIDPGFFADDDGRLYIVTSRAVIHELASDGMSIAREVLRIDRSRYKLFEGPAIYKRGPWYYLLFSDGGTLPHEPSTISVLRAPAITGPWEEDPGNPVMFATGTGTTFEGPAHGALLEMDDGRWYLIYHAHEPSHYSLGRQMLMEPVEWTEDGWWRPVGGRVPSTTPQRAPLPLVPTTPVRSDAFDAPALGPQWFFLCEPDRSGGTWSLSDRPGVLRLYPPSGDIGSLEALPAIFQQSVNAKRFSFETRLEFAARETGEAAGIHLYHDPLMNVWLASTLTPSGRVIEVGKHNLGERTVLWTVPHPEGDRVQLRIEVDGEESARFFFRPDDAAASWRTIGDEVYFGASGHHLRDGKRGDPDLGWVGRYKDRTATRDEIVGRAGPKIANRGGNIWTGTTFGVFAARGEAPAGAPADFDYFLVEQP